A region from the Tahibacter amnicola genome encodes:
- a CDS encoding STM4013/SEN3800 family hydrolase, with amino-acid sequence MVDPIPDMNQIVGSHDIVLLTLDTLRYDVAQQEFLAGRLPHLGAFLPADGWEKRHTPGSFTYAAHRAFFAGFLPTPAEPGLHPRLFALYFPGSETTHEHTAVFHSGDNIAAALAHLGYHTVCIGGVGFFNPYTPLGRDLPGLFDEAHWRPAFSVVAPDSTAAQVTLACRRLSDPDFARRKLFLFMNISALHQPNHHYLAGCEVDDIHSHAAALRYVDEALAPLWRTLRRRGPAFVIVCSDHGTAYGEDGYTGHRHAHEVVMTVPYAHFQLPRMTGSPND; translated from the coding sequence ATGGTTGATCCCATTCCCGACATGAATCAGATCGTCGGCAGTCACGACATCGTGCTGCTGACGCTCGACACGCTGCGCTATGACGTGGCCCAGCAGGAATTCCTGGCCGGCCGGCTGCCCCACCTGGGTGCCTTCCTGCCCGCGGATGGTTGGGAGAAGCGGCATACGCCCGGCAGCTTCACCTATGCCGCGCACCGGGCATTCTTCGCCGGATTTCTGCCGACACCGGCCGAGCCCGGCCTGCATCCACGCCTTTTCGCGCTGTATTTTCCAGGTAGTGAAACCACCCACGAACACACCGCGGTGTTTCACAGTGGCGACAATATTGCCGCGGCGCTGGCGCACCTGGGGTATCACACGGTCTGCATCGGCGGGGTCGGCTTTTTCAATCCCTACACGCCGCTGGGACGCGATTTGCCAGGATTGTTCGACGAAGCGCACTGGCGTCCCGCGTTTTCCGTCGTCGCACCCGATTCCACGGCAGCCCAGGTGACGCTGGCCTGCCGGCGCCTGAGCGATCCGGATTTCGCGCGCCGGAAGCTGTTCCTCTTCATGAATATCTCGGCGTTGCACCAACCGAATCATCACTACCTGGCTGGTTGCGAGGTCGACGACATCCATAGCCACGCGGCCGCGCTGCGCTATGTCGATGAGGCCCTTGCACCCCTGTGGCGCACGCTGCGGCGGCGCGGGCCGGCCTTCGTCATCGTCTGCTCGGACCACGGCACGGCCTATGGCGAAGACGGCTACACCGGACACCGGCATGCGCACGAGGTCGTCATGACCGTGCCCTACGCGCACTTCCAGCTCCCCCGAATGACCGGCAGCCCCAATGACTGA